One window of Stenotrophomonas indicatrix genomic DNA carries:
- the phbB gene encoding acetoacetyl-CoA reductase yields MTSRVALVTGGTGGIGTAICQRLADQGHRVATNYRDEAKARAWQQSMTERGYQVSIFPGDVSDSASAEALIRAVEAELGPVEILVNNAGITRDTTFHRMRAEQWHDVINTNLNSVFNVTRPVIEGMRRRGWGRVIQISSINGLKGQYGQANYAAAKAGMHGFTISLARENAGFGITVNTISPGYVATDMVMAVPEEVRAKIIADIPTGRLGKPEEIAYGVSFLVAQEASWITGSNLDINGGHHMGW; encoded by the coding sequence ATGACATCTCGCGTCGCACTGGTCACCGGCGGAACCGGCGGCATCGGTACCGCCATCTGCCAACGCCTGGCCGACCAGGGCCACCGCGTCGCCACCAACTACCGCGACGAGGCAAAGGCCCGCGCCTGGCAGCAGTCGATGACCGAACGTGGCTACCAGGTGTCGATCTTCCCGGGCGATGTCTCCGACTCCGCCAGCGCCGAAGCCCTGATCCGTGCGGTCGAAGCCGAACTGGGCCCGGTCGAGATCCTGGTCAACAACGCCGGCATCACCCGCGATACCACCTTCCACCGCATGCGCGCGGAGCAGTGGCACGATGTGATCAACACCAACCTAAATTCGGTATTCAACGTCACCCGCCCGGTCATCGAAGGCATGCGTCGACGCGGCTGGGGCAGAGTCATCCAGATCAGCTCGATCAACGGCCTGAAGGGCCAGTACGGCCAGGCCAACTACGCCGCCGCCAAGGCCGGCATGCACGGCTTCACCATCTCGCTGGCGCGCGAGAATGCAGGCTTCGGCATCACCGTGAACACCATCTCGCCCGGCTATGTGGCCACCGATATGGTGATGGCGGTGCCCGAGGAAGTGCGCGCCAAGATCATCGCCGACATCCCGACCGGGCGCCTGGGCAAGCCGGAGGAAATCGCCTATGGCGTGTCCTTCCTGGTAGCCCAAGAGGCCTCGTGGATCACCGGCAGCAACCTGGACATCAACGGTGGCCACCACATGGGCTGGTAA
- a CDS encoding TraB/GumN family protein, which yields MLMKLLLRSAVFLVACAAGPLAIARDTPVEATAGKPPVPLLWKVTGQGDARLYLLGSFHLLKPQDYPLSPDVEQAFEASQRVLFEVTPEELQSPQMASQMVQVATRKDGSELKRDLDAPTWQKLQAYATQNKLPLAQLQGMKAWFVGLTITVAQMQKLGLDPELGLDRHFMQRAQKAGKKTAGLEDMSSQINLLDGMSVQEQRQMLSEALDEAGKGDAQAQMLHEAWRRGDDRLLWNRMGVEMRQKYPQLYQHINTDRNDAWVPKLLPYLQSGQGGTLVVVGGLHLLGNDGVVEKLRAKGYKVERVCSACKAKRP from the coding sequence ATGTTGATGAAACTGTTGTTGCGCAGTGCCGTGTTTCTCGTTGCCTGTGCCGCCGGCCCGCTGGCCATCGCGCGCGATACGCCGGTCGAAGCCACGGCGGGCAAGCCGCCGGTGCCGCTGCTGTGGAAGGTCACCGGACAAGGTGATGCACGCCTGTACCTGCTGGGTTCCTTCCATCTGCTGAAGCCGCAGGACTATCCGCTGTCGCCTGATGTCGAGCAGGCGTTCGAAGCCTCGCAGCGCGTGCTGTTTGAAGTGACGCCGGAGGAACTGCAGTCGCCGCAGATGGCCAGCCAGATGGTGCAGGTCGCTACCCGCAAGGATGGCAGCGAGCTCAAGCGTGACCTGGATGCGCCGACCTGGCAGAAGCTGCAGGCCTATGCGACGCAGAACAAATTGCCATTGGCGCAGTTGCAGGGCATGAAAGCGTGGTTCGTCGGCCTGACCATCACCGTGGCGCAGATGCAGAAGCTGGGCCTGGACCCGGAGCTGGGCCTGGACCGTCATTTCATGCAGCGGGCACAGAAGGCGGGCAAGAAGACCGCAGGCCTGGAAGACATGTCCAGCCAGATCAACCTGCTCGATGGCATGAGCGTGCAGGAGCAGCGGCAGATGCTGTCCGAGGCGCTGGACGAAGCGGGCAAGGGTGACGCCCAGGCGCAGATGCTGCATGAGGCCTGGCGCCGCGGCGACGATCGGCTGTTGTGGAACCGGATGGGCGTGGAGATGCGCCAGAAGTATCCGCAGCTTTACCAGCACATCAATACCGACCGCAACGATGCGTGGGTGCCCAAACTGCTGCCGTACCTGCAGTCGGGGCAGGGTGGCACGCTGGTGGTGGTGGGCGGCCTGCACCTGCTGGGCAACGACGGCGTGGTCGAGAAGCTGCGGGCGAAGGGCTACAAGGTCGAGCGGGTGTGCTCGGCATGCAAGGCGAAACGTCCGTAG
- the mutL gene encoding DNA mismatch repair endonuclease MutL — protein MNAPDPRPIRPLPEILINQIAAGEVVERPASVVKELVENAIDAGASRVDIELEEGGVRLIRIRDNGSGIAAEQLPLAVSRHATSKIANLDELEAVATLGFRGEALPSIASVSRFTLSSRRAHDEHGSALQIEGGKIGEVTPRAHAPGTTVEVRELFYNVPARRKFLRAERTELGHIEEWLRSLALARPDVELRVSHNGKASRRYKPGDLYSDVRLAETLGEDFASQAVRVDHSSAGLRLHGWIAQPHYSRASTDQQYLYVNGRSVRDRSVAHAVKMAYGDVLYHGRQPAYVLFLELDPTRVDVNVHPAKHEVRFRDSRLVHDFVYRTLKDALADTRAGMSAQEIGAGAVHPAEGGSASAMPGATAASFGYVRGPAPGAGQGGGAGFSGWRPQQPLGLQVADAPAAYAALYASPAGAERGAVLPPMPMENGLPVTSADAGVPPLGYAVAQLHGIYILAENAEGLIVVDMHAAHERIGYERLKNAHDGIGLQSQPLLVPITLAVGEREADTAEAEADTLAALGFEITRAGPGALHVRSIPALLAHAEPEGLLRDVLTDLREHGQSRRIATARDELLSTMACHGAVRANRRLTVPEMNALLRDMEITERSGQCNHGRPTWARFSLAEIDRWFLRGR, from the coding sequence GATCAACCAGATTGCCGCCGGTGAGGTGGTCGAACGGCCCGCATCGGTGGTCAAGGAGCTGGTTGAAAACGCGATCGATGCCGGCGCCAGCCGCGTCGATATCGAACTGGAAGAAGGCGGTGTGCGCCTGATCCGCATCCGCGACAACGGCAGCGGCATTGCCGCGGAACAGTTGCCGCTGGCCGTCTCGCGTCACGCCACCAGCAAGATCGCCAACCTGGACGAGCTGGAAGCAGTGGCCACGCTGGGTTTCCGTGGCGAAGCGCTGCCCTCGATCGCCTCGGTCAGTCGTTTCACCCTGTCCTCGCGCCGTGCCCATGATGAGCACGGTTCGGCACTGCAGATCGAAGGCGGCAAGATCGGCGAGGTGACCCCGCGCGCGCATGCGCCCGGCACTACGGTGGAAGTGCGCGAGTTGTTCTACAACGTGCCGGCGCGGCGCAAGTTCCTGCGCGCCGAGCGCACCGAACTGGGACATATCGAAGAGTGGCTGCGCTCGCTGGCACTGGCCCGGCCCGATGTCGAGCTGCGTGTCTCGCACAATGGCAAGGCCTCGCGTCGCTACAAGCCGGGGGATCTGTATTCGGACGTGCGCCTGGCCGAGACCCTGGGCGAAGACTTCGCCAGCCAGGCCGTGCGCGTGGACCACAGCAGTGCCGGCCTGCGCCTGCATGGCTGGATCGCGCAACCGCATTATTCGCGTGCCAGCACCGATCAGCAGTACCTGTACGTCAACGGCCGTTCGGTGCGTGACCGCAGTGTTGCCCACGCGGTGAAGATGGCCTACGGCGACGTGCTGTATCACGGTCGGCAGCCAGCCTATGTGCTGTTCCTGGAACTGGACCCGACCCGCGTCGATGTGAACGTGCACCCGGCCAAGCACGAGGTGCGTTTCCGTGACTCGCGGCTGGTGCATGACTTCGTCTACCGCACCTTGAAGGACGCGCTGGCCGACACCCGCGCCGGCATGAGCGCGCAGGAGATCGGTGCAGGAGCCGTGCATCCGGCCGAGGGCGGCAGCGCGTCTGCGATGCCGGGGGCCACGGCCGCCAGCTTCGGCTACGTGCGCGGCCCGGCGCCCGGTGCCGGGCAGGGCGGCGGCGCTGGCTTCTCCGGTTGGCGCCCGCAGCAGCCGCTGGGCCTGCAGGTGGCCGACGCACCCGCTGCCTATGCTGCGCTGTATGCATCGCCCGCCGGTGCCGAGCGGGGTGCGGTACTGCCGCCGATGCCGATGGAGAACGGATTGCCGGTCACCAGTGCCGACGCCGGAGTACCTCCGCTGGGTTACGCCGTTGCCCAGTTGCATGGCATCTACATCCTGGCCGAGAACGCCGAAGGCCTGATCGTGGTCGACATGCATGCGGCGCACGAACGCATCGGCTACGAGCGGTTGAAGAATGCGCACGATGGCATCGGCCTGCAGTCGCAGCCGTTGCTGGTGCCGATCACCCTGGCGGTGGGCGAGCGCGAGGCCGATACCGCCGAGGCGGAGGCCGATACGCTGGCTGCGCTCGGGTTCGAGATCACCCGTGCCGGACCGGGCGCGCTGCACGTGCGCAGCATCCCGGCGCTGCTGGCCCATGCCGAACCCGAAGGCCTGCTGCGCGATGTGCTGACCGACCTGCGCGAACACGGCCAGAGCCGACGCATCGCCACTGCGCGCGACGAGCTGCTGTCGACCATGGCCTGCCATGGCGCCGTGCGTGCCAACCGGCGCCTGACCGTGCCGGAAATGAACGCGCTGCTGCGCGACATGGAAATCACCGAGCGGTCCGGCCAGTGCAATCACGGCCGACCGACCTGGGCCCGTTTTTCGCTGGCGGAAATCGACCGCTGGTTCCTGCGCGGACGTTGA
- the phaR gene encoding polyhydroxyalkanoate synthesis repressor PhaR, with translation MAATRIIKKYPNRRLYDTEISSYITIEDVRQLILDGEDFEVRDAKSGDDLTRSVLLQIIADQEQDGEPMLSTQLLSQLIRFYGDSLQGFMGNYLERSMQVFLDQQQQFRQQMGNLLGQTPWAMMNQLTERNLELWQEFQRNMGSGFGGPRPGGTGTGTGTGTAGKPSEPTGGTGTGGKTRR, from the coding sequence ATGGCTGCGACCCGCATCATCAAGAAGTATCCGAACCGCCGTCTGTACGACACCGAGATCTCCAGTTACATCACCATCGAGGACGTGCGCCAGCTGATCCTCGACGGCGAAGACTTCGAAGTCCGCGACGCCAAGAGCGGCGACGACCTGACCCGATCGGTCCTGCTGCAGATCATCGCCGACCAGGAGCAGGACGGCGAACCGATGCTCTCCACCCAGCTGCTGAGCCAGCTGATCCGCTTCTACGGCGATTCCCTGCAGGGCTTCATGGGCAACTACCTGGAGCGCAGCATGCAGGTCTTCCTCGACCAGCAGCAGCAGTTCCGCCAGCAGATGGGCAACCTGCTGGGGCAGACACCGTGGGCGATGATGAACCAGCTGACCGAGCGCAACCTGGAGCTGTGGCAGGAATTCCAGCGCAACATGGGCAGCGGTTTCGGTGGCCCGCGTCCCGGTGGCACCGGAACGGGCACCGGCACCGGCACGGCCGGCAAGCCGAGCGAACCGACCGGCGGCACGGGTACCGGCGGCAAGACCCGCCGCTGA
- a CDS encoding DUF1684 domain-containing protein, translated as MRFCGMGSLLAALLLVACSPAPTPAPAAVEDPAFAAQQQQWRVLRYQDLTRPDGWTALVGLHWLQNRSHFVGSGATSGIRLAVGPAKLGLLRREGDQWWFTPESGTDVILDGQPVRGRVRMDTDKDPQPTLLAFDGGKGQLSLIRRGARDALRVKHADAPARRDFTGLQYWPGGPQWQVQARFIAHPPGKTLPIVDITGLTTEMPNAGAVEFDRDGRSWRLEAIGEPGQPLFLIFADRTSGHGSYPAGRYLDTDAPTADGHVTIDFNHAHNPPCAFTAYATCPLAPPENRLDLRVEAGEKAYHLPEGEG; from the coding sequence ATGCGATTTTGCGGAATGGGCAGCCTGCTGGCGGCCCTGTTGTTGGTGGCCTGCAGCCCGGCACCTACGCCGGCCCCCGCCGCTGTTGAGGATCCGGCCTTCGCTGCGCAGCAACAGCAATGGCGGGTGCTGCGCTACCAGGACCTGACCCGGCCCGACGGCTGGACCGCGCTGGTCGGCCTGCACTGGTTGCAGAACCGGTCGCACTTTGTCGGCAGTGGCGCCACCAGTGGCATCCGCCTGGCGGTGGGGCCGGCCAAGCTGGGCCTGTTACGCCGTGAAGGCGACCAATGGTGGTTCACGCCGGAGTCCGGCACGGATGTCATCCTCGACGGACAGCCTGTGCGCGGGCGTGTCCGTATGGATACCGATAAGGATCCGCAGCCGACCCTGCTGGCCTTCGATGGCGGCAAGGGTCAGCTCAGCCTGATCCGTCGTGGCGCGCGCGATGCGCTGCGGGTCAAGCACGCCGATGCACCCGCGCGCCGCGATTTCACCGGCCTGCAGTACTGGCCCGGTGGTCCGCAATGGCAGGTGCAGGCGCGTTTCATCGCGCATCCTCCGGGCAAGACCCTGCCGATCGTGGACATCACCGGCCTGACCACCGAGATGCCCAACGCCGGTGCGGTGGAATTCGATCGCGACGGCCGCAGCTGGCGGTTGGAAGCGATCGGCGAGCCGGGGCAGCCGCTGTTCCTGATTTTCGCCGACCGTACCAGTGGCCACGGCAGCTATCCTGCTGGCCGCTATCTGGATACCGATGCGCCCACCGCCGACGGCCACGTGACGATCGACTTCAACCACGCCCACAACCCACCGTGCGCGTTTACCGCCTATGCGACCTGTCCGTTGGCGCCGCCGGAAAACCGCCTGGACCTGCGTGTGGAAGCGGGTGAGAAGGCGTACCACCTGCCTGAAGGAGAGGGCTGA
- the gluQRS gene encoding tRNA glutamyl-Q(34) synthetase GluQRS: MTFSLPCGRFAPSPTGLLHPGSLLAAFGSWLLARHHGGLWRLRIEDVDPPRTVAGAAQAQLQTLAAFGLVHDGPVIWQSARGDAYQTALDRLLANGNAFVCHCSRSDLAANGGLHHHCVARRTRPDPAVRFRVPAGSVVHFEDGLRGRQQQDVHAEVGDFVLRRADGCWAYQLAVVVDDAAQGVNEVVRGADLLDSTARQILLQQALDLPTPRYWHLPLLLDAPGHKLSKSLAALPVEAREPVPVLRRLWELLGQPSTALEGIDDRDALLAAAQHSFDPGLLPRADILLPAGALSAPMLQNPPSPT, from the coding sequence ATGACTTTCTCCCTTCCCTGCGGCCGTTTTGCGCCCTCGCCCACCGGCCTGCTGCATCCCGGCTCTCTGCTTGCCGCCTTCGGCAGCTGGCTGCTCGCGCGCCACCATGGGGGCCTGTGGCGGTTGCGCATCGAGGATGTCGATCCACCCCGCACGGTTGCCGGTGCGGCACAGGCGCAACTGCAGACCCTGGCCGCGTTCGGTCTGGTCCATGACGGGCCGGTGATCTGGCAAAGCGCGCGCGGCGACGCTTATCAGACTGCACTGGACCGCCTGCTGGCCAATGGCAACGCGTTTGTCTGCCACTGCAGCCGCAGCGATCTGGCCGCCAACGGTGGCCTGCACCACCACTGCGTCGCGCGGCGGACAAGACCGGACCCCGCCGTCCGCTTCCGGGTACCTGCGGGCAGCGTGGTGCATTTCGAGGATGGCCTGCGCGGCCGGCAACAACAGGATGTCCATGCCGAGGTCGGCGACTTCGTACTGCGCCGCGCCGATGGCTGCTGGGCCTACCAGTTGGCGGTGGTCGTCGACGATGCCGCGCAGGGCGTGAACGAGGTCGTGCGCGGCGCCGACCTGCTCGATTCCACCGCCCGGCAGATCCTGCTGCAGCAGGCGCTGGACCTGCCGACGCCGCGCTACTGGCACCTGCCGCTGCTGCTGGATGCACCGGGCCACAAACTGTCCAAGTCACTGGCCGCGCTGCCGGTGGAAGCCCGCGAGCCGGTACCGGTGCTGCGCCGGTTGTGGGAACTGCTGGGCCAGCCGAGCACCGCACTGGAAGGCATCGACGACCGCGATGCGCTGTTGGCCGCCGCGCAGCACAGCTTCGACCCCGGCCTGCTGCCGCGCGCGGACATCCTGCTGCCGGCGGGCGCACTTTCCGCGCCGATGTTGCAGAATCCCCCTTCCCCCACCTGA